The following are from one region of the Bradyrhizobium septentrionale genome:
- a CDS encoding DMT family transporter, translated as MSASDSTTTPASGSWIANQPYLLLCITAMCWAGNAIVGRLAAGHIPPVTLSFLRWSAAFLIILPFAWKHLARDWPAIRKNLGIMMLLSITGISAFNTLQYWALEHTQALNTLLLQSAAPLVVALWSLILLGTRLTLAQLLGVSLSLCGVLVILLHGDLTTLSKIDFNKGDLIFTVALVIFALYSVLTLKRPNIHGLSVAAFTFGCGALFLVPFFIWELGARPVMQLTTNNLLSLFYVAVFPSTLAYLCFNRGVQLIGANRAAPFFHMVPVFGTIMSIVFIGEHPQAFHFIGFALVLAGVFAASRKQSAA; from the coding sequence ATGTCTGCCTCCGATTCCACCACCACGCCTGCGTCCGGCTCCTGGATCGCCAACCAGCCGTATCTTTTGCTCTGCATCACCGCGATGTGCTGGGCCGGCAATGCGATCGTCGGCCGGCTCGCCGCCGGCCACATTCCGCCGGTGACGCTGTCGTTCCTGCGCTGGTCGGCGGCGTTCCTGATCATCCTGCCGTTCGCCTGGAAGCACCTCGCCCGCGACTGGCCCGCGATCCGCAAGAATCTCGGCATCATGATGCTGCTGTCGATCACCGGCATCAGCGCCTTCAACACGCTGCAATACTGGGCGCTCGAGCACACCCAGGCGCTCAACACGCTGCTGCTGCAATCCGCGGCGCCGCTCGTGGTCGCGCTGTGGTCGCTGATCCTGCTCGGCACGCGGCTGACGCTGGCGCAGTTGCTCGGCGTCTCGCTGTCGCTGTGCGGCGTGCTGGTGATCCTGCTGCATGGCGACCTCACGACGCTGTCGAAGATCGACTTCAACAAGGGCGACCTGATCTTCACCGTCGCGCTGGTGATCTTCGCGCTGTATTCGGTGCTGACCTTGAAGCGGCCCAACATCCACGGCCTGTCGGTCGCGGCCTTCACCTTCGGCTGCGGCGCGCTGTTCCTGGTCCCGTTCTTCATCTGGGAACTCGGCGCGCGTCCGGTGATGCAGCTCACCACCAACAACCTGCTGTCGCTGTTCTATGTCGCGGTGTTCCCCTCGACGCTGGCCTATCTGTGCTTCAACCGCGGGGTGCAGCTGATCGGCGCCAACCGCGCCGCGCCGTTCTTCCACATGGTTCCGGTGTTCGGCACCATCATGTCGATCGTGTTCATCGGCGAGCATCCGCAGGCCTTCCATTTCATCGGCTTCGCGCTGGTCTTGGCCGGCGTCTTCGCGGCGTCGCGGAAGCAGTCGGCGGCGTGA
- a CDS encoding MlaD family protein, whose amino-acid sequence MARASNVMIGTLTLALIAGSLGGWLGYQRYAGIKRMVPFRVVFEGSASGLRRGASVNFAGVRIGEVVSIRLDRHRVVAMTRIEGNAPIKKDTQVGLEFQGLTGIASISFTGGTDDAAAPPVGADGIPELTADAEGTMGIQEKLRVALRNVDRVITENEADIKDSLLGLENFTNSLSGNGELIAAFIDAADAGVSAVDDKMSSADKFLKSFGSDKYGGELLPTVISLRELIQSFDKKSGTVIAETRKTLIDVSQSVNKFNEKIVGSGGRR is encoded by the coding sequence ATGGCGCGCGCCAGCAATGTGATGATCGGCACCCTGACGCTGGCCCTGATCGCCGGCTCGCTCGGCGGCTGGCTGGGCTATCAGCGCTATGCCGGCATCAAGCGGATGGTGCCGTTCCGCGTCGTGTTCGAGGGCTCGGCGTCGGGCCTGCGCCGCGGCGCCAGCGTCAATTTCGCCGGCGTGCGGATCGGCGAGGTGGTCTCGATCCGGCTCGACCGCCACCGTGTGGTGGCGATGACGCGCATCGAGGGCAACGCTCCGATCAAGAAGGACACCCAGGTCGGCCTCGAATTCCAGGGCCTGACCGGGATCGCCTCGATCTCCTTCACTGGCGGCACCGACGACGCCGCGGCGCCGCCCGTCGGCGCCGACGGCATTCCGGAGCTGACCGCCGACGCCGAAGGCACGATGGGCATCCAGGAGAAGCTGCGCGTCGCGCTGCGCAATGTCGACCGCGTCATCACCGAGAACGAGGCCGACATCAAGGACTCGCTGCTCGGGCTCGAGAACTTCACCAATTCGCTGTCGGGCAATGGCGAGCTGATCGCCGCCTTCATCGACGCCGCCGACGCCGGCGTCAGCGCGGTCGACGACAAGATGAGCTCGGCCGACAAGTTCCTGAAGAGTTTCGGCAGCGACAAATATGGCGGCGAGCTGCTGCCGACCGTGATCTCGCTGCGCGAGCTGATCCAGAGCTTTGACAAGAAATCCGGCACCGTGATCGCCGAAACCCGCAAGACACTCATCGACGTCAGCCAGTCCGTCAACAAGTTCAACGAGAAGATTGTCGGTTCAGGGGGCAGGCGCTAA
- a CDS encoding alpha-hydroxy acid oxidase: protein MPRRLRRYLTLDDFEPQARRLLPKFLYGYISGGAETDAARTDNRRAFEEYGFVPRVLKDVSGRDQTTTLFGKTYASPFGIPPMGSSALCAYRGDIVLARAAAAANVPMILSASSLITLEDVRAANPLAWYQAYLAGLDERIEPLVDRVAAAGYDTFVVTADVPVPPNRENNIRNGFQVPLAITPRVFWDTVTHPDWLLNTWARTVFNHGMPHFENMDAKQGPPVLSKNLMRNIGSRDQLAWKHVELIRKRWSGKLVVKGLISPEDARLAREHGCDGVMVSNHGGRQLDYTVSGLRTLPEIAAQKGNMTVMVDGGIRRGTDVIKALALGADFVWVGRPFLYAAVVAGEAGVARAIALLHDEIDRDLALLGIRSLKEITPDLVRKY, encoded by the coding sequence GTGCCGCGGCGCTTGCGTCGCTATCTCACGCTCGACGATTTCGAGCCGCAGGCGCGACGGCTGCTGCCGAAATTCCTCTACGGCTATATCTCGGGCGGCGCCGAGACCGACGCGGCGCGCACCGACAATCGCCGGGCGTTCGAGGAATACGGTTTCGTGCCGCGGGTGCTGAAGGACGTCTCCGGCCGCGACCAGACCACGACGCTGTTCGGCAAGACCTACGCCTCGCCGTTCGGGATTCCACCGATGGGCTCGTCGGCACTATGCGCCTATCGCGGCGACATCGTGCTGGCCCGCGCTGCGGCGGCCGCCAACGTCCCGATGATCCTCTCGGCCTCCTCGCTGATCACGCTGGAGGACGTCCGCGCGGCCAACCCTTTAGCCTGGTACCAGGCCTATCTCGCCGGGCTCGACGAACGCATCGAGCCGCTGGTCGATCGCGTCGCGGCCGCCGGCTACGACACGTTCGTCGTCACCGCCGACGTGCCGGTGCCGCCCAACCGCGAGAACAACATCCGCAACGGCTTCCAGGTCCCGCTCGCGATCACGCCGCGGGTGTTCTGGGACACCGTCACCCATCCCGACTGGCTGCTGAACACCTGGGCGCGCACCGTGTTCAATCACGGCATGCCGCATTTCGAGAACATGGACGCCAAGCAGGGCCCGCCGGTGCTGTCCAAGAACCTGATGCGCAACATCGGCAGTCGCGACCAGTTGGCCTGGAAGCATGTCGAGCTGATCCGCAAGCGCTGGAGCGGCAAGCTGGTGGTCAAGGGGCTGATCTCGCCGGAAGACGCGCGGCTGGCGCGCGAGCACGGCTGCGACGGCGTGATGGTCTCCAACCATGGCGGCCGCCAGCTCGACTACACCGTCTCGGGCCTGCGCACGCTGCCGGAGATCGCGGCGCAGAAGGGCAACATGACCGTGATGGTGGACGGCGGCATCCGCCGCGGCACCGACGTCATCAAGGCCTTGGCGCTGGGAGCGGACTTCGTCTGGGTCGGCCGTCCGTTCCTCTATGCCGCCGTGGTCGCGGGCGAAGCGGGCGTCGCGCGCGCGATCGCGCTGCTGCATGACGAGATCGATCGCGACCTCGCTTTGCTCGGCATCCGCAGCCTGAAAGAGATCACCCCGGACCTGGTGCGGAAGTATTGA
- a CDS encoding TetR/AcrR family transcriptional regulator — protein MPPRSYVSPARSAAAAETRERVIEAASRTLREGESIARFSLDTVAKAAGVTRLTVYNQFGSRRGLLEAVFDEIARHGGLHQLADAMTTADPHAALDRMVEIFCGFWSRDSAVARLHDAMATDPEFAEAVRERNERRRRGVTALIDRIAVKSASPQARRDAVDLIFALTSYPTFASLSAGRSRDEVCRLVQAACRAAIANLSDPSS, from the coding sequence ATGCCGCCGCGCAGCTATGTGAGCCCGGCCCGCAGCGCAGCCGCCGCCGAGACGCGCGAGCGCGTGATCGAGGCCGCCTCGCGCACCCTGCGTGAGGGCGAGAGCATCGCGCGCTTCTCGCTGGATACGGTGGCGAAGGCGGCCGGCGTGACCCGGCTCACCGTCTACAACCAGTTCGGCTCGCGGCGCGGGCTGCTTGAGGCGGTATTCGACGAGATCGCCCGTCACGGCGGCCTGCATCAACTCGCCGACGCCATGACGACGGCCGATCCGCATGCCGCGCTCGACCGCATGGTCGAGATCTTCTGCGGCTTCTGGAGCCGCGATTCCGCGGTCGCCCGGCTGCACGACGCGATGGCGACCGATCCCGAATTCGCCGAAGCCGTGCGCGAGCGCAACGAACGCCGCCGCCGCGGCGTCACCGCATTGATCGACCGTATCGCCGTCAAAAGCGCGTCGCCGCAGGCCCGCAGGGACGCCGTCGACCTGATCTTCGCGCTGACGAGCTATCCGACCTTCGCCTCGCTGAGCGCGGGGCGATCGCGGGACGAGGTTTGCCGGCTGGTGCAGGCGGCCTGCCGCGCGGCCATTGCCAATCTGTCAGACCCGTCATCCTGA
- a CDS encoding DUF1330 domain-containing protein has product MGVDLLNVKGLNELDRQAPVVMVNLMRFRERSLDGDGSGWDAYLRYSALTVPMIKARGGTLLWTGSAETVALGEPAGQRWDYLALVYYPSVADFIDMMTSADYENRCDPHRRNGCEEHVIIATREAYSKFNVG; this is encoded by the coding sequence ATGGGTGTCGATCTCTTGAACGTCAAAGGCCTGAACGAACTGGATCGCCAGGCTCCGGTCGTGATGGTCAATCTGATGCGATTTCGGGAGCGATCGCTCGACGGCGACGGCTCGGGCTGGGATGCTTATTTGCGTTACAGCGCGCTCACCGTGCCGATGATCAAGGCGCGCGGCGGCACGCTGCTGTGGACAGGCAGCGCCGAGACGGTCGCACTGGGCGAGCCTGCCGGCCAGCGCTGGGATTATCTCGCGCTGGTCTACTATCCAAGCGTCGCTGATTTCATCGACATGATGACCTCGGCCGACTACGAAAACCGCTGCGACCCGCATCGCCGCAACGGCTGCGAAGAGCACGTCATCATCGCGACGCGCGAGGCGTACAGCAAGTTCAACGTCGGGTGA
- a CDS encoding metal-dependent phosphohydrolase — protein MMTLPELAADALGKFLGEYMQRRFGSSQTELVEMVPSIARIAIECIGNSDALYHNVEHTMLVTLAGHDILRGRALHSHMSAEDYAHVIIACLTHDIGYVRGLFQADDQDGYLINADGRKVILPRGSSDAALMSYHVDRSKIFVMERIKGVAQLDKERIARAIEGTRFPLTAPDDDEDFGEEATLLRAADLIGQLGDPHYIRKANALYIEFEEAGLNQQLGYDSPADLVDLYPRFYWDSAAPHVQPAIRHLNVTSSGRQWIANLYSNVFRAERDISLSGPQK, from the coding sequence GTGATGACCCTTCCCGAACTTGCAGCCGACGCGCTCGGCAAATTCCTCGGCGAATACATGCAGCGCCGGTTCGGCTCTTCGCAAACCGAGCTGGTGGAGATGGTGCCCTCGATCGCGCGGATCGCGATCGAATGCATCGGCAACAGCGACGCGCTCTATCACAATGTCGAGCACACCATGCTGGTGACGCTGGCCGGCCACGACATCCTGCGCGGCCGCGCGCTACACTCGCACATGAGCGCCGAGGACTATGCGCATGTCATCATCGCCTGCCTCACCCATGACATCGGCTATGTGCGCGGGCTGTTCCAGGCCGACGACCAGGACGGCTATCTGATCAATGCCGATGGCCGCAAGGTGATCCTGCCGCGCGGCTCGTCGGATGCGGCGCTGATGTCCTATCACGTCGACCGCTCCAAGATCTTCGTGATGGAGCGGATCAAGGGCGTCGCCCAGCTCGACAAGGAGCGCATCGCCCGCGCCATCGAGGGCACCCGCTTTCCGCTCACCGCCCCTGATGACGATGAGGATTTCGGCGAAGAGGCCACCCTGCTGCGCGCCGCCGATCTGATCGGCCAGCTCGGCGACCCCCACTACATCCGCAAGGCCAACGCGCTGTACATCGAGTTCGAGGAGGCCGGGCTGAACCAGCAGCTCGGCTACGATTCGCCGGCCGATCTCGTCGACCTCTATCCACGCTTCTACTGGGACAGCGCCGCGCCGCATGTGCAGCCGGCGATCCGTCACCTCAACGTCACCTCCAGCGGGCGGCAATGGATCGCCAATCTCTACAGCAACGTGTTTCGCGCCGAGCGCGACATCTCGCTGTCGGGGCCGCAGAAATAG